In the Fusarium oxysporum f. sp. lycopersici 4287 chromosome 9, whole genome shotgun sequence genome, one interval contains:
- a CDS encoding poly(A) polymerase: protein MASEQAYGVTPPISVQLPTEAELRQSDALLEELKRQKTFESPAETAKREEVLASIQTICDAFVRRVAQEKEPKNEVLIRNARGKVFTYGSYRLGVYGPGSDIDTLIVAPKYVTREDYFKFFPDLLLSMAPKDAITDMAVVTDAFVPIIKFEYSGISIDLIFSRVIQKQLSPDFKDLKDSGLLRGLDEAELRSLNGTRVTDEILTLVPEQSTFKNALRAIKLWAQRRAVYANIMGFPGGVAWAMLVARVCQLYPKATFSVIVNKFFLVISQWRWPQPVLLKPIEGGPLPVRIWNPKLYKGDTYHLMPVITPAYPSMCATFNITRSSMAIINRELKRALQISESIMVGKRPWSDLFVKHTFFTAGYKYYISVTSAAKTKETHTIWSGYVESKVRMLVQKLEQHQSIALAHAFNKGYERQHRCHNQEEIEAVQEGSLDYLCKEDIEQTSAVKIEPAVAELPIKAENGENGQLITSENGRGDEQVKSENGENGRVVKPEPTEETGPITAVPVKPETSDDSKPTDTATASGPSDIYTTTHYIGLELASGAKSLDLSYQVDEFKELCTSWQKYKDDLKDDVSIGVQHVRNFNLPDDVFDDGEKKPQKKAAAKGSANGKKRGPPEVFKHHRTNSHCRPRCAVPDGTSLSARVY, encoded by the exons ATGGCATCTGAACAGGCTTACGGCGTGACGCCTCCCATTTCCGTTCAACTCCCAACGGAAGCCGAGCTGCGACAATCGGACGCTCTCCTGGAAGAATTGAAGCGTCAAAAAACCTTCGAGAGTCCTGCAGAGACTGCCAAGAG agaagaagtcttGGCCTCGATCCAAACCATTTGCGATGCGTTCGTCCGTCGAGTCGCCCAGGAGAAAGAACCCAAGAACGAGGTCCTCATACGAAATGCAAGGGGCAAAGTCTTCACTTACGGCAGTTATCGCCTCGGCGTCTACGGCCCCGGCTCTGATATCGACACTCTCATCGTCGCGCCGAAATACGTGACCCGCGAGGACTACTTCAAGTTCTTCCCAGATCTGCTTCTCTCGATGGCCCCCAAAGACGCCATCACTGACATGGCTGTCGTGACTGATGCTTTCGTACCCATCATCAAGTTTGAGTACTCTGGCATAAGCATTGATTTGATCTTTTCTAGGGTTATTCAGAAGCAACTATCTCCCGATTTCAAAGACCTCAAGGACTCTGGCCTGCTGCGCGGCCTAGATGAGGCAGAGCTGCGATCTCTCAACGGCACACGAGTAACGGACGAGATTCTCACGCTAGTCCCTGAACAGAGCACATTCAAGAATGCGCTGCGAGCCATCAAACTGTGGGCGCAACGGCGTGCTGTCTATGCCAACATCATGGGTTTCCCTGGTGGTGTTGCTTGGGCCATGCTCGTCGCACGCGTTTGCCAGCTCTACCCAAAGGCTACGTTCTCGGTGATTGTTAACAAGTTCTTTTTGGTTATTAGCCAATGGCGCTGGCCGCAACCCGTTCTTCTCAAGCCCATCGAGGGTGGACCTCTCCCTGTTCGAATCTGGAACCCCAAG CTTTACAAGGGTGATACTTATCATCTAATGCCGGTCATTACTCCTGCGTATCCATCCATGTGTGCCACTTTCAACATTACTCGTTCGTCGATGGCGATTATCAACCGAGAACTTAAGCGGGCTCTTCAGATATCTGAGAGTATCATGGTGGGCAAGCGCCCCTGGAGCGATCTTTTTGTCAAGCATACCTTCTTCACCGCAGGTTACAAGTACTACATCTCTGTTACCTCAGCAGCGAAGACAAAGGAGACCCACACGATCTGGTCCGGTTATGTTGAGTCCAAGGTTCGAATGCTAGTGCAGAAACTTGAGCAACACCAGTCCATTGCTCTAGCCCATGCCTTCAACAAGGGCTATGAACGACAACACCGATGTCACAATCAggaagagattgaggctGTGCAGGAAGGGAGCCTCGATTATCTATGTAAGGAAGACATTGAGCAGACTAGTGCTGTCAAGATTGAGCCCGCAGTCGCCGAGCTACCAATCAAGGCTGAAAACGGGGAGAATGGCCAGCTCATCACGTCTGAGAATGGTCGGGGTGACGAACAGGTCAAGTCCGAGAACGGTGAGAATGGTCGAGTTGTAAAGCCTGAGCCTACAGAAGAGACTGGTCCTATCACGGCCGTGCCTGTCAAACCTGAGACATCCGATGACTCTAAACCAACAGACACTGCGACGGCAAGCGGCCCATCCGACATCTACACAACTACGCACTATATTGGTCTCGAGTTGGCTTCTG GCGCCAAATCACTTGATCTTTCTTACCAGGTTGATGAGTTCAAGGAACTTTGCACCTCGTGGCAGAAATACAAGGATGATCTGAAAGATGACGTCTCTATTGGTGTTCAACATGTCCGAAA CTTCAATTTACCAGACGATGTATTCGACGACGGCGAGAAGAAACCccagaagaaggctgcaGCTAAGGGCTCAGCAAACGGCAAGAAACGGGGGCCCCCAGAGGTATTTAAGCATCACCGGACGAATTCCCATTGCCGGCCAAGATGCGCTGTTCCAGATGGCACATCCCTCTCAGCTAGGGTATACTAA
- a CDS encoding protein DML1 yields MREIISLQLGQLSNYTATHFWNAQESYFTYSADEKSPIDHNVHWRAGLGADGSETFLPRTVIYDLKGGFGSLRKINALYEAEAEPDPVELWSGQSVVHKQAPINPSEYQQSLDAGTEPAQLTTSNVRYWSDFSRVYFHPRSLVQLYDFELNSTTMPFERFSMGTELFSMLDKEHDIVDRDFRPFAEECDRMQGIQVFTTIDDAWGGYASAYLESLRDEFPKTTIWTWGLQSPLLDIPRSKRQLRLANIAHSIEQLCTQATTVVPMALPEEDLSAGVSLDRRSPWHTSAVMAAAIETATLPTRLVQGSSEQPSSLDDLAESLNVNGNQPLASINMSLASAKDSSEDSRINVDFFQIGRTWSRQHIARSDAHKHVFGELRSYRDLDPLGNLDEDAPGHLAPGERPMIGNSVVRKYDSSLRFPLLDAYPQIYPQLSSHPDASMQTTLSTNSSLVQRIRNLRSDSARLVPVNEREDLGNGLAELADAYQEGWFSGSDDDDDDL; encoded by the exons ATGCGTGAAATCATCAGTCTTCAGCTCGGTCAGCTGAGTAACTATACGGCCACTCACTTCTGGAATGCCCAG GAGTCATACTTTACATACTCAGCCGACGAAAAGTCACCCATAGATCACAATGTTCATTGGCGGGCCGGTCTAGGCGCTGATGGCTCAGAAACATTTCTCCCACGAACAGTCATATACGACCTCAAAGGCGGCTTTGGTTCTTTACGCAAGATTAATGCACTGTATGAAGCTGAAGCCGAACCAGATCCTGTGGAATTATG GTCAGGTCAATCAGTCGTTCACAAACAGGCACCCATTAATCCAAGCGAGTACCAGCAGAGCCTCGATGCAGGCACTGAACCGGCACAACTAACAACCTCGAATGTGAGATACTGGTCTGATTTCTCACGAGTTTACTTCCATCCACGTTCACTGGTCCAGCTCTATGACTTTGAGCTCAACTCGACTACCATGCCCTTTGAGCGTTTCTCAATGGGCACAGAGCTCTTCTCGATGCTCGACAAGGAGCACGATATCGTGGATCGAGACTTCAGGCCCTTTGCAGAAGAGTGTGACAGAATGCAGGGAATACAGGTCTTTACTACTATCGACGATGCTTGGGGTGGCTATGCATCCGCATATCTCGAGTCGTTGAGGGATGAGTTCCCAAAGACAACCATATGGACCTGGGGTCTTCAAAGCCCCTTGCTTGATATTCCCAGATCAAAGCGCCAACTACGCCTTGCGAACATCGCTCACAGTATCGAGCAGCTCTGCACGCAGGCAACCACAGTTGTTCCTATGGCTTTACCCGAAGAGGACCTATCAGCTGGAGTATCGTTGGATCGCCGCTCGCCCTGGCACACATCTGCTGTCATGGCTGCAGCTATCGAAACAGCCACCTTGCCTACACGTCTGGTACAAGGCTCTTCGGAGCAGCCAAGTTCTCTAGACGACCTGGCTGAGAGTCTGAACGTCAATGGCAATCAGCCCCTGGCCAGCATCAACATGTCATTGGCATCTGCAAAAGACTCATCGGAAGACAGCCGCATCAACGTCGACTTCTTCCAAATAGGGCGCACTTGGAGTCGACAGCATATTGCTAGATCGGATGCCCATAAGCATGTCTTTGGTGAACTCCGATCTTATCGAGATCTGGACCCCCTTGGGAACCTTGATGAAGACGCTCCTGGACATCTTGCTCCAGGTGAACGCCCCATGATAGGCAATTCTGTTGTGCGCAA ATACGATTCATCTCTCAGATTCCCGTTGCTGGACGCCTACCCCCAGATCTATCCCCAACTCAGTAGCCATCCTGATGCCAGCATGCAAACGACACTCTCGACAAACAGCTCATTAGTGCAACGGATCAGAAATTTGCGGTCAGACTCTGCTCGACTTGTGCCAGTCAACGAAAGAGAGGACCTTGGTAACGGACTGGCAGAACTGGCGGATGCCTACCAAGAAGGCTGGTTCAGTGGcagtgatgacgacgacgatgaccTATGA
- a CDS encoding poly(A) polymerase — protein MASEQAYGVTPPISVQLPTEAELRQSDALLEELKRQKTFESPAETAKREEVLASIQTICDAFVRRVAQEKEPKNEVLIRNARGKVFTYGSYRLGVYGPGSDIDTLIVAPKYVTREDYFKFFPDLLLSMAPKDAITDMAVVTDAFVPIIKFEYSGISIDLIFSRVIQKQLSPDFKDLKDSGLLRGLDEAELRSLNGTRVTDEILTLVPEQSTFKNALRAIKLWAQRRAVYANIMGFPGGVAWAMLVARVCQLYPKATFSVIVNKFFLVISQWRWPQPVLLKPIEGGPLPVRIWNPKLYKGDTYHLMPVITPAYPSMCATFNITRSSMAIINRELKRALQISESIMVGKRPWSDLFVKHTFFTAGYKYYISVTSAAKTKETHTIWSGYVESKVRMLVQKLEQHQSIALAHAFNKGYERQHRCHNQEEIEAVQEGSLDYLCKEDIEQTSAVKIEPAVAELPIKAENGENGQLITSENGRGDEQVKSENGENGRVVKPEPTEETGPITAVPVKPETSDDSKPTDTATASGPSDIYTTTHYIGLELASGAKSLDLSYQVDEFKELCTSWQKYKDDLKDDVSIGVQHVRNFNLPDDVFDDGEKKPQKKAAAKGSANGKKRGPPEENPPPAKRQQASVAAAG, from the exons ATGGCATCTGAACAGGCTTACGGCGTGACGCCTCCCATTTCCGTTCAACTCCCAACGGAAGCCGAGCTGCGACAATCGGACGCTCTCCTGGAAGAATTGAAGCGTCAAAAAACCTTCGAGAGTCCTGCAGAGACTGCCAAGAG agaagaagtcttGGCCTCGATCCAAACCATTTGCGATGCGTTCGTCCGTCGAGTCGCCCAGGAGAAAGAACCCAAGAACGAGGTCCTCATACGAAATGCAAGGGGCAAAGTCTTCACTTACGGCAGTTATCGCCTCGGCGTCTACGGCCCCGGCTCTGATATCGACACTCTCATCGTCGCGCCGAAATACGTGACCCGCGAGGACTACTTCAAGTTCTTCCCAGATCTGCTTCTCTCGATGGCCCCCAAAGACGCCATCACTGACATGGCTGTCGTGACTGATGCTTTCGTACCCATCATCAAGTTTGAGTACTCTGGCATAAGCATTGATTTGATCTTTTCTAGGGTTATTCAGAAGCAACTATCTCCCGATTTCAAAGACCTCAAGGACTCTGGCCTGCTGCGCGGCCTAGATGAGGCAGAGCTGCGATCTCTCAACGGCACACGAGTAACGGACGAGATTCTCACGCTAGTCCCTGAACAGAGCACATTCAAGAATGCGCTGCGAGCCATCAAACTGTGGGCGCAACGGCGTGCTGTCTATGCCAACATCATGGGTTTCCCTGGTGGTGTTGCTTGGGCCATGCTCGTCGCACGCGTTTGCCAGCTCTACCCAAAGGCTACGTTCTCGGTGATTGTTAACAAGTTCTTTTTGGTTATTAGCCAATGGCGCTGGCCGCAACCCGTTCTTCTCAAGCCCATCGAGGGTGGACCTCTCCCTGTTCGAATCTGGAACCCCAAG CTTTACAAGGGTGATACTTATCATCTAATGCCGGTCATTACTCCTGCGTATCCATCCATGTGTGCCACTTTCAACATTACTCGTTCGTCGATGGCGATTATCAACCGAGAACTTAAGCGGGCTCTTCAGATATCTGAGAGTATCATGGTGGGCAAGCGCCCCTGGAGCGATCTTTTTGTCAAGCATACCTTCTTCACCGCAGGTTACAAGTACTACATCTCTGTTACCTCAGCAGCGAAGACAAAGGAGACCCACACGATCTGGTCCGGTTATGTTGAGTCCAAGGTTCGAATGCTAGTGCAGAAACTTGAGCAACACCAGTCCATTGCTCTAGCCCATGCCTTCAACAAGGGCTATGAACGACAACACCGATGTCACAATCAggaagagattgaggctGTGCAGGAAGGGAGCCTCGATTATCTATGTAAGGAAGACATTGAGCAGACTAGTGCTGTCAAGATTGAGCCCGCAGTCGCCGAGCTACCAATCAAGGCTGAAAACGGGGAGAATGGCCAGCTCATCACGTCTGAGAATGGTCGGGGTGACGAACAGGTCAAGTCCGAGAACGGTGAGAATGGTCGAGTTGTAAAGCCTGAGCCTACAGAAGAGACTGGTCCTATCACGGCCGTGCCTGTCAAACCTGAGACATCCGATGACTCTAAACCAACAGACACTGCGACGGCAAGCGGCCCATCCGACATCTACACAACTACGCACTATATTGGTCTCGAGTTGGCTTCTG GCGCCAAATCACTTGATCTTTCTTACCAGGTTGATGAGTTCAAGGAACTTTGCACCTCGTGGCAGAAATACAAGGATGATCTGAAAGATGACGTCTCTATTGGTGTTCAACATGTCCGAAA CTTCAATTTACCAGACGATGTATTCGACGACGGCGAGAAGAAACCccagaagaaggctgcaGCTAAGGGCTCAGCAAACGGCAAGAAACGGGGGCCCCCAGAG GAGAATCCTCCCCCAGCGAAGAGACAGCAAGCCTCGGTTGCCGCCGCAGGCTGA
- a CDS encoding poly(A) polymerase, producing the protein MASEQAYGVTPPISVQLPTEAELRQSDALLEELKRQKTFESPAETAKREEVLASIQTICDAFVRRVAQEKEPKNEVLIRNARGKVFTYGSYRLGVYGPGSDIDTLIVAPKYVTREDYFKFFPDLLLSMAPKDAITDMAVVTDAFVPIIKFEYSGISIDLIFSRVIQKQLSPDFKDLKDSGLLRGLDEAELRSLNGTRVTDEILTLVPEQSTFKNALRAIKLWAQRRAVYANIMGFPGGVAWAMLVARVCQLYPKATFSVIVNKFFLVISQWRWPQPVLLKPIEGGPLPVRIWNPKLYKGDTYHLMPVITPAYPSMCATFNITRSSMAIINRELKRALQISESIMVGKRPWSDLFVKHTFFTAGYKYYISVTSAAKTKETHTIWSGYVESKVRMLVQKLEQHQSIALAHAFNKGYERQHRCHNQEEIEAVQEGSLDYLCKEDIEQTSAVKIEPAVAELPIKAENGENGQLITSENGRGDEQVKSENGENGRVVKPEPTEETGPITAVPVKPETSDDSKPTDTATASGPSDIYTTTHYIGLELASGAKSLDLSYQVDEFKELCTSWQKYKDDLKDDVSIGVQHVRK; encoded by the exons ATGGCATCTGAACAGGCTTACGGCGTGACGCCTCCCATTTCCGTTCAACTCCCAACGGAAGCCGAGCTGCGACAATCGGACGCTCTCCTGGAAGAATTGAAGCGTCAAAAAACCTTCGAGAGTCCTGCAGAGACTGCCAAGAG agaagaagtcttGGCCTCGATCCAAACCATTTGCGATGCGTTCGTCCGTCGAGTCGCCCAGGAGAAAGAACCCAAGAACGAGGTCCTCATACGAAATGCAAGGGGCAAAGTCTTCACTTACGGCAGTTATCGCCTCGGCGTCTACGGCCCCGGCTCTGATATCGACACTCTCATCGTCGCGCCGAAATACGTGACCCGCGAGGACTACTTCAAGTTCTTCCCAGATCTGCTTCTCTCGATGGCCCCCAAAGACGCCATCACTGACATGGCTGTCGTGACTGATGCTTTCGTACCCATCATCAAGTTTGAGTACTCTGGCATAAGCATTGATTTGATCTTTTCTAGGGTTATTCAGAAGCAACTATCTCCCGATTTCAAAGACCTCAAGGACTCTGGCCTGCTGCGCGGCCTAGATGAGGCAGAGCTGCGATCTCTCAACGGCACACGAGTAACGGACGAGATTCTCACGCTAGTCCCTGAACAGAGCACATTCAAGAATGCGCTGCGAGCCATCAAACTGTGGGCGCAACGGCGTGCTGTCTATGCCAACATCATGGGTTTCCCTGGTGGTGTTGCTTGGGCCATGCTCGTCGCACGCGTTTGCCAGCTCTACCCAAAGGCTACGTTCTCGGTGATTGTTAACAAGTTCTTTTTGGTTATTAGCCAATGGCGCTGGCCGCAACCCGTTCTTCTCAAGCCCATCGAGGGTGGACCTCTCCCTGTTCGAATCTGGAACCCCAAG CTTTACAAGGGTGATACTTATCATCTAATGCCGGTCATTACTCCTGCGTATCCATCCATGTGTGCCACTTTCAACATTACTCGTTCGTCGATGGCGATTATCAACCGAGAACTTAAGCGGGCTCTTCAGATATCTGAGAGTATCATGGTGGGCAAGCGCCCCTGGAGCGATCTTTTTGTCAAGCATACCTTCTTCACCGCAGGTTACAAGTACTACATCTCTGTTACCTCAGCAGCGAAGACAAAGGAGACCCACACGATCTGGTCCGGTTATGTTGAGTCCAAGGTTCGAATGCTAGTGCAGAAACTTGAGCAACACCAGTCCATTGCTCTAGCCCATGCCTTCAACAAGGGCTATGAACGACAACACCGATGTCACAATCAggaagagattgaggctGTGCAGGAAGGGAGCCTCGATTATCTATGTAAGGAAGACATTGAGCAGACTAGTGCTGTCAAGATTGAGCCCGCAGTCGCCGAGCTACCAATCAAGGCTGAAAACGGGGAGAATGGCCAGCTCATCACGTCTGAGAATGGTCGGGGTGACGAACAGGTCAAGTCCGAGAACGGTGAGAATGGTCGAGTTGTAAAGCCTGAGCCTACAGAAGAGACTGGTCCTATCACGGCCGTGCCTGTCAAACCTGAGACATCCGATGACTCTAAACCAACAGACACTGCGACGGCAAGCGGCCCATCCGACATCTACACAACTACGCACTATATTGGTCTCGAGTTGGCTTCTG GCGCCAAATCACTTGATCTTTCTTACCAGGTTGATGAGTTCAAGGAACTTTGCACCTCGTGGCAGAAATACAAGGATGATCTGAAAGATGACGTCTCTATTGGTGTTCAACATGTCCGAAAGTGA
- a CDS encoding CMGC/CDK/CDK5 protein kinase, producing the protein MDGKRHPSSFQQLEKLGEGTYATVFKGRNRQTGELVALKEIHLDSEEGTPSTAIREISLMKELKHENIVGLHDVIHTENKLMLVFEYMDGDLKRYMDTHGDRGALKPTTIKSFMYQLLKGIDFCHQNRVLHRDLKPQNLLINSKGVLKLGDFGLARAFGIPVNTFSNEVVTLWYRAPDVLLGSRTYNTSIDIWSAGCIMAEMFTGRPLFPGTTNEDQIIRIFRIMGTPTERTWPGITQFPEYKPTFHMYATQDLRNILPAIDPNGIDLLQRMLQLRPELRISAHDALQHVWFNDLMMHPQQQALQAQARGYPQAVPTQGFEAY; encoded by the coding sequence ATGGACGGAAAGCGACACCCCAGCTCGTTCCagcagctcgagaagctcggTGAAGGTACCTACGCCACCGTCTTCAAGGGCCGCAACAGACAGACTGGAGAGCTTGTAGCGCTCAAGGAAATCCACCTCGACTCCGAAGAGGGAACACCGTCGACCGCCATCCGAGAGATttcgttgatgaaggagctcaagcaCGAGAATATTGTAGGCCTGCACGATGTTATTCACACCGAGAACAAACTCATGCTCGTCTTCGAGTACATGGACGGCGATCTTAAGAGGTACATGGACACTCATGGCGATCGCGGTGCCCTCAAGCCTACCACCATCAAGTCCTTCATGTACCAGCTCCTCAAGGGCATTGACTTCTGTCACCAAAATCGTGTTCTTCACCGCGATCTCAAGCCCCAGAACTTGCTCATCAATAGCAAGGGCGTTTTGAAGCTCGGCGATTTCGGCCTTGCCCGCGCCTTTGGTATCCCCGTCAACACCTTCTCCAACGAGGTCGTCACCCTATGGTACCGCGCCCCCGATGTTCTCCTCGGCAGCCGAACATACAACACCAGTATCGATATCTGGTCCGCGGGCTGCATCATGGCCGAGATGTTTACCGGTCGACCTCTGTTCCCCGGAACCACAAACGAAGACCAGATCATCCGCATTTTCCGCATCATGGGAACACCAACAGAGCGTACCTGGCCCGGTATCACACAGTTCCCCGAGTACAAACCTACATTCCATATGTACGCCACTCAAGATCTTCGAAACATCCTCCCGGCGATTGACCCCAACGGTATCGATCTGCTGCAGCGAATGCTACAGCTTCGACCAGAACTGAGGATCAGTGCCCATGATGCCCTTCAGCACGTTTGGTTCAACGACCTTATGATGCACCCTCAGCAGCAGGCTCTCCAAGCGCAGGCTCGCGGATACCCCCAGGCTGTTCCCACTCAAGGTTTCGAGGCGTATTAG
- a CDS encoding poly(A) polymerase, which translates to MASEQAYGVTPPISVQLPTEAELRQSDALLEELKRQKTFESPAETAKREEVLASIQTICDAFVRRVAQEKEPKNEVLIRNARGKVFTYGSYRLGVYGPGSDIDTLIVAPKYVTREDYFKFFPDLLLSMAPKDAITDMAVVTDAFVPIIKFEYSGISIDLIFSRVIQKQLSPDFKDLKDSGLLRGLDEAELRSLNGTRVTDEILTLVPEQSTFKNALRAIKLWAQRRAVYANIMGFPGGVAWAMLVARVCQLYPKATFSVIVNKFFLVISQWRWPQPVLLKPIEGGPLPVRIWNPKLYKGDTYHLMPVITPAYPSMCATFNITRSSMAIINRELKRALQISESIMVGKRPWSDLFVKHTFFTAGYKYYISVTSAAKTKETHTIWSGYVESKVRMLVQKLEQHQSIALAHAFNKGYERQHRCHNQEEIEAVQEGSLDYLCKEDIEQTSAVKIEPAVAELPIKAENGENGQLITSENGRGDEQVKSENGENGRVVKPEPTEETGPITAVPVKPETSDDSKPTDTATASGPSDIYTTTHYIGLELASGMYTA; encoded by the exons ATGGCATCTGAACAGGCTTACGGCGTGACGCCTCCCATTTCCGTTCAACTCCCAACGGAAGCCGAGCTGCGACAATCGGACGCTCTCCTGGAAGAATTGAAGCGTCAAAAAACCTTCGAGAGTCCTGCAGAGACTGCCAAGAG agaagaagtcttGGCCTCGATCCAAACCATTTGCGATGCGTTCGTCCGTCGAGTCGCCCAGGAGAAAGAACCCAAGAACGAGGTCCTCATACGAAATGCAAGGGGCAAAGTCTTCACTTACGGCAGTTATCGCCTCGGCGTCTACGGCCCCGGCTCTGATATCGACACTCTCATCGTCGCGCCGAAATACGTGACCCGCGAGGACTACTTCAAGTTCTTCCCAGATCTGCTTCTCTCGATGGCCCCCAAAGACGCCATCACTGACATGGCTGTCGTGACTGATGCTTTCGTACCCATCATCAAGTTTGAGTACTCTGGCATAAGCATTGATTTGATCTTTTCTAGGGTTATTCAGAAGCAACTATCTCCCGATTTCAAAGACCTCAAGGACTCTGGCCTGCTGCGCGGCCTAGATGAGGCAGAGCTGCGATCTCTCAACGGCACACGAGTAACGGACGAGATTCTCACGCTAGTCCCTGAACAGAGCACATTCAAGAATGCGCTGCGAGCCATCAAACTGTGGGCGCAACGGCGTGCTGTCTATGCCAACATCATGGGTTTCCCTGGTGGTGTTGCTTGGGCCATGCTCGTCGCACGCGTTTGCCAGCTCTACCCAAAGGCTACGTTCTCGGTGATTGTTAACAAGTTCTTTTTGGTTATTAGCCAATGGCGCTGGCCGCAACCCGTTCTTCTCAAGCCCATCGAGGGTGGACCTCTCCCTGTTCGAATCTGGAACCCCAAG CTTTACAAGGGTGATACTTATCATCTAATGCCGGTCATTACTCCTGCGTATCCATCCATGTGTGCCACTTTCAACATTACTCGTTCGTCGATGGCGATTATCAACCGAGAACTTAAGCGGGCTCTTCAGATATCTGAGAGTATCATGGTGGGCAAGCGCCCCTGGAGCGATCTTTTTGTCAAGCATACCTTCTTCACCGCAGGTTACAAGTACTACATCTCTGTTACCTCAGCAGCGAAGACAAAGGAGACCCACACGATCTGGTCCGGTTATGTTGAGTCCAAGGTTCGAATGCTAGTGCAGAAACTTGAGCAACACCAGTCCATTGCTCTAGCCCATGCCTTCAACAAGGGCTATGAACGACAACACCGATGTCACAATCAggaagagattgaggctGTGCAGGAAGGGAGCCTCGATTATCTATGTAAGGAAGACATTGAGCAGACTAGTGCTGTCAAGATTGAGCCCGCAGTCGCCGAGCTACCAATCAAGGCTGAAAACGGGGAGAATGGCCAGCTCATCACGTCTGAGAATGGTCGGGGTGACGAACAGGTCAAGTCCGAGAACGGTGAGAATGGTCGAGTTGTAAAGCCTGAGCCTACAGAAGAGACTGGTCCTATCACGGCCGTGCCTGTCAAACCTGAGACATCCGATGACTCTAAACCAACAGACACTGCGACGGCAAGCGGCCCATCCGACATCTACACAACTACGCACTATATTGGTCTCGAGTTGGCTTCTGGTATGTATACAGCCTGA